The Dama dama isolate Ldn47 chromosome 3, ASM3311817v1, whole genome shotgun sequence genome has a segment encoding these proteins:
- the LOC133047236 gene encoding lysozyme C, kidney isozyme has product MKALLILGLLLLPVAAQGKVFERCELARTLKRFGMDGFRGVSLANWMCLARWESNYNTQATNYNSGDRSTDYGIFQINSHWWCNDGKTPGAVNACHIPCSALLQDDITQAVACAKRVVSDPQGIRAWVAWRNRCQNQDLTSYIQGCGV; this is encoded by the exons ATGAAGGCTCTCCTCATTCTGGggcttctcctcctccctgtTGCTGCCCAGGGCAAGGTCTTTGAGCGATGTGAGCTTGCCAGAACTCTGAAAAGATTTGGAATGGATGGCTTTAGAGGAGTCAGCCTGGCAAACT gGATGTGTTTGGCCAGATGGGAAAGCAATTACAACACACAAGCTACAAACTACAATAGTGGAGACAGAAGCACTGACTATGGGATATTTCAAATCAATAGCCACTGGTGGTGTAATGATGGCAAAACCCCAGGAGCAGTTAACGCCTGTCATATACCCTGCAGCG CTTTGCTGCAAGATGACATCACTCAAGCTGTAGCATGTGCAAAGAGGGTTGTCAGTGATCCACAAGGCATTAGAGCatg GGTGGCCTGGAGAAATCGATGTCAAAACCAAGATCTCACCAGTTACATTCAGGGTTGTGGAGTGTAA